Proteins co-encoded in one Bacteroidota bacterium genomic window:
- a CDS encoding glycosyltransferase family 4 protein, translating to MKIALLTDGIFPYVVGGMQRHSFYLCKYLAQLGHHVDLYHMNESRLDISKLDVFTPEERMYIRSYVVKFPGKGKSPGHYIRESYEYSKRVFAQFKENSRDADFVIAKGFAGWELLHQKKEKGFRCAPVAVNFHGYEMFQRQPSFTSWLQARFLLQTPVKYIVKHADYLFSYGGKITSVIESLDVSKKRIIEIPSGIAPEWMNDKISPAGNVRKFVFVGRYERRKGVEELNKVLTEFRRNLTAGFEFHFIGPVPDKKQLRDSRIFYHGSITDNEKLRGMLRKSEVLVCPSHSEGMPNVILEAMASGCAVIGTDTGAVSELVSDRTGQLLTPGNVNELDKAIRRFTNMPGAELDQLRGNSVAHIREKFLWPHIAAQTAAVIQSKLVSA from the coding sequence ATGAAAATAGCCCTGCTGACTGACGGAATTTTCCCTTACGTGGTAGGCGGCATGCAACGCCATTCCTTTTATCTCTGCAAATACCTTGCGCAGTTGGGGCATCATGTGGATTTGTACCACATGAACGAAAGCAGACTCGACATTTCAAAACTCGATGTATTTACCCCTGAAGAGCGTATGTACATCCGTTCGTATGTGGTGAAATTTCCGGGCAAAGGCAAAAGTCCGGGGCATTACATCCGCGAATCATATGAATACTCGAAACGTGTATTTGCACAGTTTAAGGAAAACAGCCGCGATGCTGATTTTGTAATCGCCAAAGGTTTTGCGGGCTGGGAGCTGCTGCATCAGAAAAAAGAAAAGGGCTTTCGTTGTGCGCCGGTGGCCGTGAATTTTCATGGTTACGAAATGTTTCAGCGGCAGCCTTCGTTTACCAGCTGGCTGCAGGCGCGGTTTCTGCTGCAAACGCCGGTAAAGTACATCGTAAAACATGCCGATTATCTGTTTTCGTATGGCGGGAAAATTACGTCCGTTATCGAAAGCCTTGATGTAAGCAAAAAGCGGATTATTGAAATTCCTTCGGGCATTGCACCTGAATGGATGAACGATAAAATTTCACCGGCCGGAAATGTGCGGAAATTTGTGTTTGTAGGACGATATGAACGCCGCAAAGGTGTGGAGGAACTGAATAAAGTACTCACCGAATTCAGGCGCAACCTCACGGCCGGATTTGAGTTTCATTTCATTGGTCCGGTGCCCGATAAAAAGCAGCTGCGCGACAGCCGCATCTTTTATCACGGCAGTATTACCGACAATGAAAAGCTGCGAGGCATGCTGCGCAAATCGGAAGTGCTGGTTTGTCCGAGCCATTCGGAAGGTATGCCCAATGTAATTCTGGAAGCAATGGCTTCGGGCTGTGCGGTAATTGGCACAGACACAGGAGCCGTATCCGAACTGGTAAGCGACCGAACCGGGCAGCTGCTTACGCCGGGCAATGTAAACGAACTCGACAAAGCTATACGCCGTTTTACCAACATGCCGGGAGCCGAACTCGACCAGCTTCGCGGCAATTCCGTGGCGCATATCCGCGAAAAATTTCTCTGGCCGCACATTGCTGCACAAACGGCAGCAGTCATACAAAGTAAATTAGTAAGTGCATGA
- the rffA gene encoding dTDP-4-amino-4,6-dideoxygalactose transaminase yields the protein MSEAYHIPLNRPFLTGRETEYIRQAVQSGKIAGDGVFTARCHAWMRERLGIAHPLLTTSCTDALELAALLLNIQPGDEVIVPAYTFVSTANAFVLRGAVPVFADSSNTHPNMDAATLESLITPRTRAIVPVHYAGMSCDMDTILQLAAHYKLHVVEDAAQAIGARYKGNRFLGTLGALGTFSFHETKNVIAGEGGMLAVNDQSLLQRAEIIREKGTNRSAFFRGETALYEWISPGSSFLPSDIIAAFLFAQLEQFELIQTTRLARWKRWQHLLAPLAASGVFELPHQPAWAETNGNIFYLCCRNRHERDALIAHLRSKGIYAAFHYLALHKSPYFTAQFSSVKLPNAERFEQTLVRLPMYHELSDAEQDYTAQCIHDFYTAHA from the coding sequence ATGAGTGAGGCTTATCACATACCGCTCAACCGTCCTTTCCTCACCGGCCGCGAAACGGAATACATCCGCCAGGCCGTGCAGAGCGGAAAGATTGCGGGCGATGGTGTGTTTACCGCCCGCTGTCATGCGTGGATGCGCGAACGGCTTGGAATAGCGCATCCGCTGCTCACTACTTCCTGCACCGACGCGCTCGAACTGGCGGCACTGCTGCTGAACATACAGCCCGGCGACGAAGTAATAGTGCCTGCCTACACGTTTGTATCAACCGCCAATGCATTTGTGCTGCGCGGTGCCGTGCCTGTGTTTGCCGATAGCAGCAACACGCATCCGAACATGGATGCCGCCACACTCGAAAGCCTCATTACACCCCGCACCCGCGCCATTGTGCCCGTGCACTATGCCGGCATGAGCTGCGATATGGATACGATTCTGCAACTTGCGGCACACTACAAACTGCATGTAGTGGAAGATGCCGCGCAGGCCATTGGCGCACGCTACAAAGGCAATCGATTCCTCGGTACGCTGGGCGCGCTGGGTACGTTTTCCTTTCACGAAACCAAAAACGTAATTGCCGGCGAAGGCGGTATGCTGGCCGTAAACGACCAGTCATTGCTGCAACGCGCCGAAATTATCCGCGAAAAAGGCACCAACCGCAGCGCATTTTTCCGTGGCGAAACAGCACTTTACGAATGGATAAGCCCGGGCTCATCCTTTCTGCCTTCAGACATTATTGCGGCGTTTCTTTTTGCACAGCTTGAGCAGTTTGAGCTTATTCAAACCACCCGCCTTGCGCGCTGGAAACGCTGGCAGCACCTGCTTGCTCCGCTGGCCGCCAGTGGCGTGTTTGAACTGCCGCACCAACCCGCCTGGGCCGAAACCAACGGAAACATTTTTTACCTCTGCTGCCGCAACCGCCACGAACGCGATGCGCTCATTGCTCATTTGCGAAGCAAGGGTATTTATGCCGCTTTTCACTATCTGGCGCTGCACAAAAGCCCCTACTTCACCGCTCAATTCAGCAGCGTAAAACTGCCCAATGCCGAACGCTTTGAGCAAACCCTCGTGCGACTGCCCATGTATCACGAATTAAGTGATGCCGAGCAGGATTATACCGCACAATGCATTCATGACTTTTATACCGCACACGCATGA
- the wecB gene encoding UDP-N-acetylglucosamine 2-epimerase (non-hydrolyzing), translating into MLVVVGTRPNFIKITRFREVAARYPQFTLKIVHTGQHFDEKMADVFFRQFGLVPDIFLDIPQASPNTQMAEIMLRLEKVIAAEKPAVVMVPGDVNSTLATAVTANKMGVKLAHIESGLRSFDRTMPEEFNRLLTDELADMLFVTEQSGLDHLASENVPQSRIHFVGNTMIDTLVKFAAEIDASPILNQLGTKPGEYVLMTMHRPATVDTAEGLGKLLKLLRYVTATRRVVFPIHPRTVKNMREAGLESEFTKLDGLLLTEPLDYFAFQKLVKCCRFILTDSGGIQEESTFLQVPCLTLRPNTERPVTVTMGSNELLPFDLEQIANRITAIENGSYKRGEIPPLWDGKATERIFEVLAKTL; encoded by the coding sequence ATTCTCGTAGTAGTGGGCACACGCCCTAACTTTATTAAAATAACCCGCTTCCGGGAAGTAGCCGCGCGTTACCCGCAGTTTACGCTTAAAATTGTGCATACCGGCCAGCATTTCGACGAGAAAATGGCCGATGTGTTTTTCCGGCAATTCGGTCTTGTTCCCGATATTTTTCTTGATATTCCGCAGGCTTCGCCCAACACACAAATGGCCGAAATTATGCTGCGGTTAGAAAAAGTGATTGCTGCTGAAAAACCAGCTGTGGTAATGGTGCCGGGCGATGTAAACAGTACCCTTGCCACAGCCGTTACAGCCAACAAAATGGGCGTAAAACTGGCACACATTGAAAGCGGGCTGCGCAGTTTTGACCGTACCATGCCCGAAGAGTTTAACCGCCTGCTTACCGACGAACTGGCCGATATGCTGTTTGTAACCGAGCAAAGCGGACTCGATCATCTGGCCTCGGAAAATGTGCCGCAAAGCCGCATTCATTTCGTTGGCAATACCATGATTGATACCCTGGTAAAATTTGCCGCCGAAATTGATGCCTCCCCTATTCTCAATCAGCTTGGCACAAAGCCCGGCGAGTATGTGCTGATGACCATGCACCGCCCGGCTACGGTTGATACTGCCGAAGGACTTGGCAAACTGCTGAAACTGCTGCGCTATGTAACCGCCACCCGCCGCGTGGTATTCCCCATTCATCCGCGCACGGTAAAAAACATGCGCGAGGCCGGACTCGAAAGCGAGTTCACCAAACTCGACGGCCTGCTGCTTACTGAACCGCTTGATTATTTCGCCTTTCAGAAATTAGTAAAATGCTGCCGATTTATTCTTACCGACAGCGGCGGCATACAGGAAGAATCAACCTTCTTGCAGGTGCCTTGTCTAACCTTACGCCCCAATACCGAAAGGCCGGTAACCGTTACAATGGGCTCAAACGAACTGTTGCCGTTTGACCTTGAGCAAATTGCAAACCGCATCACTGCCATTGAAAACGGATCGTACAAACGGGGTGAAATTCCGCCGCTTTGGGATGGAAAAGCAACAGAACGCATTTTTGAAGTGCTTGCAAAAACACTCTGA